TGATGATGCTGATCATTTTATCCAGAAGATCACAGTGATTTCTACTGAATCTGAttcattctgtcatgttttcagctcgtctgcctgttcctgtcatcagcAGTAACTCTTCACTAaactcttcatcatcatcatcatgttcattggtgtgttcagctgtgaatgtgagtcatgtgactctctcctggttcAAAGGAAACAGTGtattgtccagcatcagtgtgtctgatctcagcagcCGGTCTGATCTTCTTCTCCATCTGGAGTGTGTGGATGATtcctacagctgtgtgctgaacaatcccatcagAAACCAGACTCAACACCTCAACAACACTCAGCTCTGTCACACATGTGCTGCAGGTACTTCACTGATGATATCTGGTGTTTCTGCACACATTGATCTGGACTGATGACCGTCTCTTTCAGTCTCTCGGACAGTGCTGatctctgctgctgctgctggatcTCTGTTGATTGTTGCTGCTGTCGGGATCTTCTGCATCTGCaggaaacacacaaacacacacagagaaggCAAGTGTTTCCTGTACGTATATAATTCTCAAGCATCATTTCACTGAGTGTTTGTTTCTGTCATTATTGTTGAAACAGAGACTCGAGCAGAAGAGATCACTGATCCCACATTCAACagaagaaacagaaataaatcgGTAAGATCTTTGATTTCAGTGTatggtgtgtgtctgtgtcgtttcagtctgattttagtgtgtgtgtgtgtgtgtgtgtgtgtttaatgatTCACGCACAGCAGCAGCACAACATATATTGATAAAGCAGTAGATGTGTTTGTGGATTTACACTGTAGACCTTCATTTAGACACACAAACATTAGTCCGCTGACACACAACTTTAAAATACAGCAGTGAATCCTCTAAATCAGGCTTTCCACACTTTCAGAAGTGGATCCTGAAATATGAGGAAATAAGGACCACCATCCTGAAATTTAAAATGCATCTGCCCATTTAATATACtggaaaatgtaatattataaatcttaaaatatatctGAAGTTACATTATTTTCTACTCACTATAATGAAATActgataaatatattatatatttatttaaaaataaatgttatttatattaattattaatttaatacacTAATAACTttattgtaataacatttttattcatttgttattctaattta
The window above is part of the Chanodichthys erythropterus isolate Z2021 chromosome 3, ASM2448905v1, whole genome shotgun sequence genome. Proteins encoded here:
- the LOC137015031 gene encoding hepatic and glial cell adhesion molecule-like — its product is MPKNIYMTWTVYFLLVVLLESGVFVADAVKSESVTEGESVSLNSSFTQIHRDEEIEWRFAEFLIAKVKKNKESKFYNTAAGRFRDRLKLDHQTGSLTIINSRTTDSGLYTVSSSERDMINMINLTVYARLPVPVISSNSSLNSSSSSSCSLVCSAVNVSHVTLSWFKGNSVLSSISVSDLSSRSDLLLHLECVDDSYSCVLNNPIRNQTQHLNNTQLCHTCAAVSRTVLISAAAAGSLLIVAAVGIFCICRKHTNTHREETRAEEITDPTFNRRNRNKSRATEEDNVEYTSVPHES